From one Pararge aegeria chromosome 21, ilParAegt1.1, whole genome shotgun sequence genomic stretch:
- the LOC120633299 gene encoding serine/threonine-protein kinase PRP4 homolog, whose protein sequence is MADKYEKHSKYYSNRDSRNKSRKRSRDESKYNQIESKTPPLPIRHGSSIKELIKQRQSIKEELKNIANNGSKSKDLIKKSKVETKINKQSNLENSSDNFKGAKELKLMSFNDTSPEKVHDYNQLDSEDEENIIEQRRLQRKQLLEQLNAKTSKPEVIVKQFQENGGKLKKEAAKAAVQLKTIKNVTDMFSEEDFAPKKSSDSVTQDNNQATSQLNDNWDDCEGYYNIKVGDMVDNNRYTVKSLLGQGVYSNVVKAQDNKANSEIAIKIIRNNDLMYKTGLKEIKILKDVNDADPENKYHCVKLLTHFMHKGHLCLVFEAMHMDLRCVLKKYGKNHGLNVKALNSYSRQLLLAIRLLKKVGIVHADIKPDNILVNEKKNILKLCDFGSAMKLNENEPTPYLVSRFYRAPEIILGIPYQHGVDVWSAACTIYEMATGRILFTGSSNNRMLKCFMDLKGKIPSRILKKGKFKDQHFNYNNNFLLHKIDEFTGREKVVEVTNITVSRDIGKDLKKSFKNANITEKRITDLKDLLDKMLVLDGNQRLSSTDCLKHPFIQEGLRK, encoded by the coding sequence ATGGCTGATAAATATGAGaaacattcaaaatattattccaACAGAGATTCAAGAAATAAAAGTAGAAAAAGAAGTAGAGATGAGTCAAAATATAATCAAATTGAAAGCAAAACTCCTCCACTGCCTATAAGACATGGTTCTAGtattaaagaattaataaagcaAAGGCAATCAATTAAAgaagaacttaaaaatattgcaaacaatGGGAGCAAAAGTAAAgatcttattaaaaaaagtaaagttgagacaaaaattaataaacaatcaaaTTTAGAAAACAGTTCTGATAATTTTAAAGGTGCCAAAGAATTAAAACTGATGTCATTCAATGATACCTCACCTGAAAAAGTTCATGATTATAACCAACTAGATTCTGAAgatgaagaaaatattatagaacAAAGAAGATTACAACGAAAGCAGCTGTTAGAACAATTAAATGCAAAAACGTCTAAACCAGAGGTTATAGTCAAACAGTTCCAAGAAAATGGTGGCAAACTTAAAAAAGAGGCAGCAAAAGCTGCTGTTCAattgaaaactataaaaaatgtgACTGATATGTTCTCAGAGGAAGACTTTGCTCCAAAGAAGAGTTCAGATAGTGTTACACAGGACAATAACCAAGCAACTTCTCAATTAAATGACAACTGGGATGACTGTGaaggttattataatataaaagttggGGATATGGTTGATAATAACAGATATACAGTTAAATCTTTACTGGGGCAAGGTGTATATTCTAATGTTGTAAAAGCTCAAGATAATAAAGCAAATAGTGaaattgcaattaaaattatcagAAACAATGATTTGATGTATAAAACTGGTTTAaaggaaataaagatattaaaagatGTGAATGATGCTGATcctgaaaataaatatcattgtGTGAAGCTACTTACACATTTTATGCATAAAGGACATCTATGTTTGGTATTTGAAGCTATGCACATGGACCTAAGATGTGTACTTAAGAAATATGGTAAGAATCACGGACTTAACGTGAAAGCTCTGAACAGTTATAGTAGACAGTTGCTCCTAGCAATTCGTCTGTTGAAGAAGGTTGGCATTGTACATGCTGATATAAAACCAgataatattttagttaatgaaaagaagaatattttgaAGCTTTGTGATTTTGGATCAGCTATGAAACTAAATGAGAACGAACCTACTCCTTACTTAGTATCACGGTTTTACAGGGCACCTGAAATCATACTGGGTATACCTTACCAACATGGTGTAGATGTATGGTCAGCTGCATGTACAATTTATGAGATGGCTACTGGTAGAATCCTTTTCACTGGAAGTTCTAACAATAGAATGTTAAAATGCTTTATGGATTTAAAGGGAAAGATACCAAGTAGAATACTAAAGAAAGGCAAATTTAAGGACCAACATttcaattacaataataattttcttttgcaTAAAATAGATGAATTTACTGGAAGAGAAAAGGTTGTTGAAGTTACAAACATAACTGTCTCAAGAGATATAGGTAAAGACTtaaaaaagagttttaaaaatgCTAACATTACTGAAAAGAGGATTACAGATTTAAAGGACCTCTTGGATAAAATGTTAGTTTTGGATGGAAACCAAAGACTATCATCCACTGACTGTTTAAAACATCCATTTATACAAGAAGGACTTAGGAAATGA